DNA sequence from the Corynebacterium yudongzhengii genome:
GCACGAGAAACACCCCGTCTACGACTTTCTTTTCGAATACTATCCCGTACGCCCCAGCCACCTACGACGCTGGCACCCCGGCGGTCTCACGCGCTTAGACGACCCGGATGGTCGCGCGCCGCACCGACAGTGGAAGGACTACCGCGTGCTCGGCGATGAGGTGCTTTTCGACGCTGAGGCCTACCGCGCCCGCCGCGGATCCACGATCGACTACATACGCAACCTCTTGGTCAACACCTCGGCGCATCCGGCGCGTTTCGACTGCTTCGGGCTCCACGAGTGGGCCATGGTGTATCGGGCCGACCGGCTCCGCCATGACCTGCCGCTGCGGCTGGGGGCGCGGGAGACGGATCGGGTCGTCGAAAAGCATCACCTGCGGTGTAGCCACTATGACGCGTTCCGATTCTTCACCCCGCCGGCCCGGCCGCTGAACCTGCGGGTGCTCGAGCGTGCCGATCAACCTGCCACCGAGCAGGCCGGTTGCGTGCATGCGACGATGGATCTCTATAAGTGGGCCGCGAAGCTGGGGCCGGCGGTGCCGGGCGAGCTCTTCCTCGAGACGTTTCGGCTCGCCCGGGATGCTCGGGTGTTGGATATGGAGGCCTCGCCGTACGATTGTCGTGGGCTCGGTTTCGGCGTCGTGGCGATCGAGACCGCCGAAGGCAAAGCCGAGTACGTCGAGAGGCAACGCGCGCTCAGCACGCGGGCGAAGCGGCTGCGGGCGTGGCTTGTCGGTGTCATTGACGACACCTTCGGCGGCTAATATGAGCACCTAAACAACCGTGCGTGAACGAAGGGGCATCTCAAGGTGGGACGGCACTCCAGCGGCAAAACAACTACTCGCTTTCCATTGGGGCGATTATTGCCCTGATCGTGATCCTCGCCTTGATCGTCGCCGGCCTGTGGTGGTTCTTCGGCCGCGACGGCGACGCGTTGGCGGAAGGTTCCGAGGAGGCGGCCGAGCCGGGACGCGAGTGCACCGTCGTGCCGGTCGTGGCTGCCGACGAGGAGATCGCCCAGACCGCCCTAGGCGGGCTGTCTTCTGCGCCGGATGAGGAATACTGCCACGATATCGAGTTCATCGATGACGTATCGCAGGCCGCCCT
Encoded proteins:
- a CDS encoding 3-methyladenine DNA glycosylase, encoding MILSAQTWTKRQAAHEAAADELTADHLRRRTRHEKHPVYDFLFEYYPVRPSHLRRWHPGGLTRLDDPDGRAPHRQWKDYRVLGDEVLFDAEAYRARRGSTIDYIRNLLVNTSAHPARFDCFGLHEWAMVYRADRLRHDLPLRLGARETDRVVEKHHLRCSHYDAFRFFTPPARPLNLRVLERADQPATEQAGCVHATMDLYKWAAKLGPAVPGELFLETFRLARDARVLDMEASPYDCRGLGFGVVAIETAEGKAEYVERQRALSTRAKRLRAWLVGVIDDTFGG